One part of the Streptomyces lienomycini genome encodes these proteins:
- a CDS encoding D-alanyl-D-alanine carboxypeptidase family protein — MNTISGLRLRRAVAAALTGGAVLATGALATAPAQAAAPERAAAAPERAAAAPERAAAAPERAAAAPARAAAAPSVAAKGGFVMNDANGRALYTKAADTKRSTGSTTKIMTAKVVLSQPKLNLDAKVTIQMAYSDYIVSKNASSARLIVGDKVTVRQLLYGLMLPSGCDAAYALADKFGSGRTRAARVKSFIGKMNATAKSLGLKNTHFDSFDGIGNGKNYSTPRDLTRLASSAMKNSTFRTVVKTRKYTARTTTKKGGTRTMAPWTNTNTLLGSYSGAIGVKTGSGPEAKYCLVFAATRKGKTVIGTVLASSSSTQRAKDATKLMNYAFTK, encoded by the coding sequence ATGAACACCATTTCGGGCCTCCGCCTTCGCAGGGCCGTCGCCGCCGCCCTGACCGGCGGCGCCGTACTCGCCACCGGAGCCCTCGCCACCGCGCCCGCGCAGGCCGCCGCACCCGAACGGGCCGCCGCCGCACCCGAACGGGCCGCCGCCGCACCCGAACGGGCCGCCGCCGCACCCGAACGGGCCGCCGCCGCTCCCGCGCGGGCCGCCGCCGCGCCCTCGGTCGCCGCCAAGGGCGGCTTCGTGATGAACGACGCGAACGGCAGGGCGCTCTACACCAAGGCCGCCGACACCAAGCGGTCCACCGGTTCCACGACCAAGATCATGACCGCCAAGGTCGTGCTCTCCCAGCCGAAGCTGAACCTGGACGCCAAGGTCACGATCCAGATGGCGTACAGCGACTACATCGTGTCGAAGAACGCCTCCTCCGCCCGCCTGATCGTCGGCGACAAGGTGACGGTCCGCCAGCTGCTGTACGGGCTGATGCTGCCCTCCGGCTGCGACGCCGCGTACGCGCTGGCCGACAAGTTCGGCTCGGGCAGGACCCGGGCGGCGCGCGTGAAGTCCTTCATCGGCAAGATGAACGCGACCGCCAAGAGCCTCGGCCTGAAGAACACGCACTTCGACTCGTTCGACGGCATCGGCAACGGCAAGAACTACTCCACGCCGCGCGACCTCACCAGGCTCGCGAGCAGCGCCATGAAGAACTCCACCTTCCGCACCGTCGTCAAAACCAGGAAGTACACGGCGAGGACGACGACCAAGAAGGGCGGCACCCGCACGATGGCGCCCTGGACCAACACCAACACGCTGCTCGGCAGTTACAGCGGGGCGATCGGCGTCAAGACCGGGTCGGGGCCGGAGGCCAAGTACTGCCTGGTCTTCGCCGCGACCCGGAAGGGGAAGACGGTGATCGGCACGGTACTGGCGTCCTCGTCGTCGACGCAGCGCGCCAAGGACGCCACCAAGCTCATGAACTACGCGTTCACGAAGTAA
- a CDS encoding GntR family transcriptional regulator, giving the protein MTTAVKQPPAADRVYTHVKQGVLDRHYEGGTLLTEGELAEAVGVSRTPVREALLRLEAEGLIRLYPKKGALVLSVSAQEIADVVETRLLVETHAARKAVPAPPGLVERLEELLARQQEQAAAGDFAGASVTDRCFHAEIVRSGGNEILSRLYDQLRDRQLRMGVAVMHSHPDRIAHTLAEHEEILDALRSGDAEAAVGVVVRHVGWFSHLARGEVR; this is encoded by the coding sequence ATGACCACGGCAGTGAAGCAACCCCCCGCGGCGGACCGCGTCTACACCCACGTCAAGCAGGGCGTCCTCGACCGTCACTACGAGGGCGGGACGCTGCTCACCGAGGGGGAGCTGGCCGAGGCGGTGGGCGTCTCCCGCACGCCGGTGCGCGAGGCGCTGCTCCGCCTGGAGGCCGAGGGGCTGATCCGGCTCTACCCGAAGAAGGGCGCGCTGGTCCTGTCCGTCTCCGCGCAGGAGATCGCGGACGTGGTGGAGACCCGGCTGCTGGTCGAGACGCACGCGGCGCGGAAGGCCGTGCCCGCCCCGCCCGGGCTCGTCGAACGGCTGGAGGAGCTGCTCGCCCGGCAGCAGGAGCAGGCCGCGGCGGGTGACTTCGCCGGCGCCTCCGTCACCGACCGCTGCTTCCACGCCGAGATCGTCCGCAGCGGCGGCAACGAGATCCTCTCCCGCCTCTACGACCAGCTCCGCGACCGCCAGCTGCGCATGGGCGTCGCCGTCATGCACTCCCACCCCGACCGGATCGCCCACACCCTCGCCGAGCACGAGGAGATCCTCGACGCGCTGCGCTCCGGGGACGCGGAGGCGGCCGTCGGCGTGGTGGTCCGGCACGTGGGCTGGTTCTCGCACCTGGCCCGGGGGGAGGTCCGATGA
- a CDS encoding MFS transporter — translation MSTATSAGRVLPGDPPGGRRAIAVWGVGVSVYFVAVIFRTSLGVAGLDAADRFHVNASALSTFSILQLLVYAGMQIPVGLLVDRLGTKKVLGIGVVLFTAGQLGFAFSPSYGTALASRALLGCGDAMTFISVLRLGTRWFPARRGPMVAQLAGLVGMAGNLVSTLVLARLLHGIGWTAAFAGSALAGAVVFVLLLLFLKDHPEGHEPEPLPHQGAAYVRRQIARSWREPGTRLGLWVHFTTQFPAMVFLLLWGMPFLVEAQGLSRATAGTLLTLVVLSNMAVGLAYGQIIARHHAARLPLALGTVGATALLWATTLAYPAEHAPMWLLVVLCTVLGACGPASMIGFDFARPANPPERQGTASGITNMGGFVASMTTLFAVGVLLDATGDDYTVAFSSVFVLQALGVTQILRLRKRAALRERERLVASRVETVHVPV, via the coding sequence ATGAGCACGGCCACCTCGGCCGGCCGCGTCCTGCCCGGCGATCCTCCGGGCGGCCGGCGGGCGATCGCCGTGTGGGGCGTCGGCGTGTCCGTCTACTTCGTCGCGGTCATCTTCCGTACGTCCCTCGGGGTCGCCGGTCTCGACGCGGCGGACCGCTTCCACGTCAACGCCTCCGCGCTGTCCACCTTCTCCATCCTCCAGCTGCTGGTCTACGCCGGCATGCAGATACCCGTCGGCCTGCTGGTCGACCGGCTCGGCACCAAGAAGGTGCTGGGTATCGGCGTCGTGCTGTTCACCGCCGGGCAGCTGGGCTTCGCCTTCTCCCCGTCGTACGGCACGGCGCTGGCCTCGCGCGCGCTGCTGGGCTGCGGTGACGCGATGACGTTCATCAGCGTGCTGCGGCTGGGCACCCGCTGGTTCCCGGCCCGGCGCGGGCCGATGGTCGCCCAGCTCGCCGGCCTGGTCGGCATGGCGGGCAACCTGGTCTCCACCCTGGTCCTCGCCCGGTTGCTGCACGGCATCGGCTGGACCGCGGCGTTCGCGGGCAGCGCGCTGGCGGGCGCGGTCGTCTTCGTCCTGCTGCTGCTCTTCCTCAAGGACCACCCCGAGGGGCACGAGCCGGAGCCGCTGCCGCACCAGGGGGCCGCCTACGTACGGCGGCAGATCGCCCGGTCCTGGCGGGAGCCGGGGACGCGGCTCGGACTGTGGGTGCACTTCACCACCCAGTTCCCGGCGATGGTGTTCCTGCTGCTGTGGGGGATGCCGTTCCTGGTCGAGGCGCAGGGGCTGTCCCGGGCCACGGCCGGCACACTGCTCACCCTCGTCGTGCTGTCCAACATGGCGGTCGGCCTGGCCTACGGCCAGATCATCGCCCGGCACCACGCGGCCCGGCTGCCGCTGGCGCTCGGCACGGTGGGCGCGACGGCCCTCCTGTGGGCGACGACGCTGGCCTACCCGGCCGAGCACGCCCCGATGTGGCTGCTGGTGGTGCTGTGCACCGTGCTGGGTGCGTGCGGGCCGGCGTCGATGATCGGCTTCGACTTCGCGCGGCCGGCGAACCCGCCGGAGCGGCAGGGGACGGCGTCCGGGATCACCAACATGGGGGGCTTCGTGGCGTCGATGACCACGTTGTTCGCGGTGGGGGTGCTGCTGGACGCGACGGGGGACGACTACACCGTCGCCTTCTCGTCCGTGTTCGTGCTCCAGGCGCTCGGCGTCACGCAGATCCTGCGGCTGCGGAAGCGGGCCGCGCTGCGGGAGCGGGAGCGGTTGGTGGCGAGCCGGGTGGAGACGGTGCACGTGCCGGTGTAG
- a CDS encoding maleylpyruvate isomerase family mycothiol-dependent enzyme — MSLHPTLQPYADAWTHSIEAISELVQPLVEAEWNRRTPCPGWSVRDIVSHVLGLDSEMLGDPRPIHTLPRDLYHVTNDHQRYMEMQVDVRRHHTAPEMTSELEYMIIRRNRQLRNESRDPGAKVRGPLGTELTLHDSMRRHAFDVWAHEQDLRTALGRPGDLDSPGAHVARDVLLSELPAVVAERADAPRSSAVVFDVNGPVEFLRTIRVDIQGRGTLETSPALGPAATLTLDWETYFLLACGRVTPQAVADRIKTEGDPDLTAAILRNFTVTQ, encoded by the coding sequence GTGAGTCTGCATCCCACCCTCCAGCCCTACGCCGACGCCTGGACTCACTCCATCGAGGCGATATCCGAGCTGGTCCAGCCGCTTGTGGAGGCAGAGTGGAACCGCCGCACCCCCTGCCCGGGCTGGTCGGTGCGCGACATCGTCTCCCACGTCCTGGGCCTGGACTCAGAGATGCTCGGCGACCCCCGTCCCATCCACACGCTCCCGCGCGACCTCTACCACGTCACCAACGACCACCAGCGCTACATGGAGATGCAGGTCGACGTCCGCCGCCACCACACGGCGCCGGAGATGACGTCCGAGCTGGAGTACATGATCATCCGGCGCAACCGCCAGCTGCGGAACGAGTCCCGGGACCCCGGCGCCAAGGTGCGCGGCCCGCTCGGCACCGAACTGACCCTGCACGACTCCATGCGCCGGCACGCCTTCGACGTCTGGGCGCACGAGCAGGACCTGCGCACGGCCCTCGGCCGCCCCGGCGACCTGGACTCCCCCGGCGCGCACGTCGCCCGTGACGTGCTGCTCTCCGAGCTGCCCGCCGTCGTCGCCGAGCGGGCGGACGCGCCGCGCAGCTCGGCCGTCGTCTTCGACGTCAACGGCCCGGTCGAGTTCCTGCGCACCATCCGCGTCGACATCCAGGGCCGCGGCACCCTCGAGACGTCCCCCGCCCTCGGCCCCGCCGCCACCCTCACCCTCGACTGGGAGACGTACTTCCTCCTGGCCTGCGGCCGCGTGACCCCGCAGGCGGTGGCGGACCGGATCAAGACGGAGGGCGACCCGGATCTGACGGCGGCGATCCTGCGGAACTTCACGGTGACGCAGTGA
- a CDS encoding carbon-nitrogen family hydrolase gives MRASLIQIAVNEDEPVEERRLRAAALVREQAGADLVVLPELWTTGAFAFEDFYPAAEPLRGPTYEVMAKAASDAGVWLHAGSVPERGPDGRLYNTSLLLSPSGDLVASYRKIHRFGFDKGEAVLMGAGHEPVTVRLPETVLGVATCYDLRFPELFRSLVDDGAETLVVPAGWPERRRAHWTLLAQARAVENQAFVLACGTAGTHAGVPQAGHSIVVDPWGEVLAEAGADEEVLTVEFDPAKAARTREQFPALKDRVLGLEPPRR, from the coding sequence GTGCGCGCCTCTTTGATTCAAATCGCCGTGAACGAGGACGAACCGGTCGAAGAACGTCGCCTGCGGGCGGCGGCTCTGGTGCGGGAACAGGCGGGCGCCGACCTCGTCGTGCTGCCGGAGCTGTGGACCACGGGCGCGTTCGCCTTCGAGGACTTCTACCCGGCGGCCGAACCGCTGCGGGGCCCGACGTACGAGGTGATGGCGAAGGCGGCGAGCGATGCGGGCGTGTGGCTGCACGCGGGGTCGGTCCCCGAGCGCGGCCCGGACGGGCGGCTCTACAACACCTCTCTCCTCCTCTCCCCCTCCGGTGACCTGGTCGCCTCCTACCGCAAGATCCACCGCTTCGGCTTCGACAAGGGCGAGGCCGTGCTGATGGGGGCGGGACACGAGCCGGTGACGGTCCGCCTGCCGGAGACCGTCCTCGGGGTGGCGACCTGCTACGACCTCCGCTTCCCCGAACTCTTCCGCTCCCTCGTCGACGACGGTGCCGAGACCCTCGTCGTCCCGGCGGGCTGGCCGGAGCGCCGCCGGGCCCACTGGACGCTGCTGGCCCAGGCACGGGCGGTGGAGAACCAGGCGTTCGTCCTCGCCTGCGGAACGGCCGGGACACACGCCGGAGTTCCGCAGGCCGGTCACTCGATCGTGGTCGATCCGTGGGGCGAGGTGCTCGCCGAGGCCGGCGCGGACGAGGAGGTCCTCACGGTGGAGTTCGACCCGGCGAAGGCGGCGCGGACCCGGGAGCAGTTCCCGGCCCTGAAGGACCGGGTGCTGGGTCTGGAGCCGCCGCGGCGGTAG
- a CDS encoding DUF2867 domain-containing protein, translated as MESTGVPAVRRIRIPSDGAHFASAFELPLSGLPRRTAEEWARTTFEDTPELLRELLRAGWRGVLGLRLGPRSSARHVIGWRTVEAGPGRITLEARAPALTARNVVTVDGTRLVWATYVNFERRTGRARWSLAAPVHHLAVPLLLGRAVRRSA; from the coding sequence ATGGAGTCCACCGGTGTCCCCGCGGTCCGGCGCATCCGGATCCCGTCCGACGGCGCCCACTTCGCCTCGGCGTTCGAGCTTCCGCTCTCCGGGCTGCCGCGCCGCACCGCGGAGGAGTGGGCCCGGACCACCTTCGAGGACACCCCGGAGCTGCTGCGGGAACTGCTCCGGGCGGGCTGGAGGGGCGTGCTGGGCCTGCGTCTGGGCCCGCGGTCCTCGGCGCGGCACGTGATCGGATGGCGCACGGTGGAGGCCGGGCCGGGCCGGATCACCCTGGAGGCCCGCGCCCCCGCGCTGACCGCCCGCAACGTCGTCACCGTCGACGGCACGCGACTGGTCTGGGCGACGTACGTGAACTTCGAGCGCCGGACCGGCCGGGCGCGGTGGTCCCTGGCCGCGCCGGTGCACCACCTGGCCGTGCCGCTGCTCCTCGGCCGCGCCGTCCGCCGTTCGGCGTGA
- a CDS encoding LURP-one-related/scramblase family protein, with amino-acid sequence MRFLVYDRLLGIGDDYWIEDDNGNKVFLVDGKAMRLRDTWELKDTQGRVLIDIHQKMFALRDTMVIERGGEPLARIKRKRLSLLRNHYRVTLADGTELDVSGKILDREFAVEYDGELLAVVSRRWLTLRDTYGVDVVRDDADPALLIALTVCVIHLAQKEREDD; translated from the coding sequence ATGAGATTCCTCGTGTACGACCGGCTCCTCGGTATCGGTGACGACTACTGGATCGAGGACGACAACGGCAACAAGGTCTTCCTCGTCGACGGCAAGGCGATGCGGCTGCGGGACACCTGGGAACTGAAGGACACCCAGGGGCGCGTGCTCATCGACATCCACCAGAAGATGTTCGCCCTGCGCGACACGATGGTGATCGAGCGGGGCGGCGAGCCGCTGGCCAGGATCAAGCGGAAACGTCTCTCCCTGCTGCGCAACCACTACCGGGTCACCCTGGCGGACGGTACCGAGCTGGACGTCAGCGGCAAGATCCTCGACCGGGAGTTCGCCGTCGAGTACGACGGTGAACTGCTGGCCGTCGTCTCCCGCCGGTGGCTGACCCTCCGGGACACCTACGGCGTGGACGTCGTACGGGACGACGCCGACCCCGCTCTGCTCATCGCCCTGACGGTGTGTGTGATCCACCTGGCTCAGAAGGAGCGGGAGGACGACTGA
- a CDS encoding DUF6458 family protein: MGLGGCIILIAVGAILTFATDWDMQGVNLDLVGVIFMIVGLIGIATFSSIARRRRVVVPPTTPVVEERPHHHPQDGYHNGYGS; the protein is encoded by the coding sequence ATGGGCCTCGGCGGGTGCATCATCCTCATCGCCGTGGGAGCCATCCTCACGTTCGCGACCGACTGGGACATGCAGGGCGTCAACCTCGACCTGGTCGGGGTCATCTTCATGATCGTCGGCCTGATCGGGATCGCCACGTTCAGCAGCATCGCCCGGCGCCGCCGCGTCGTGGTGCCGCCGACGACCCCGGTCGTCGAGGAACGGCCCCACCACCACCCCCAGGACGGCTACCACAACGGCTACGGCTCCTGA
- a CDS encoding M18 family aminopeptidase, with the protein MSAPPRFDRGHTNDLMTFLAASPTPYHAVASAAERLEKAGFRQVAETDAWDGTSGGKYVLRGGAIIAWYVPEGAAAHTPFRIVGAHTDSPNLRVKPRPDTGSHGWRQVAVEIYGGPLMNSWLDRDLGLAGRLSLRDGSTRLVNVDRPLLRVPQLAIHMDRNVSTEGLKLDKQRHLQPVWGLGDVRDGDLIAFLEEEAGLARGEVTGWDLMTHSVEPPAYLGRDRELVAGPRMDNLLSVHAGTAALAAVATSGAGLPYIPVLAAFDHEETGSQSDTGADGPLLGGVLERSVFARGGSYEDRARAFAGTVCLSSDTGHAVHPNYAERHDPTHHPRAGGGPILKVNVNNRYATDGSGRAVFAAACEKADVPFQTFVSNNSMPCGTTIGPITAARHGISTVDIGVAILSMHSARELCGADDPHLLANALVAFLEG; encoded by the coding sequence ATGAGCGCACCCCCCCGCTTCGACCGCGGCCACACCAACGACCTGATGACCTTCCTGGCGGCGAGCCCCACGCCGTACCACGCCGTGGCGAGTGCCGCAGAGCGGCTGGAGAAGGCCGGCTTCAGGCAGGTCGCGGAGACGGACGCCTGGGACGGGACGAGCGGCGGCAAGTACGTCCTGCGCGGCGGTGCGATCATCGCCTGGTACGTCCCGGAGGGCGCCGCGGCGCACACCCCCTTCCGTATCGTCGGCGCCCACACCGACTCCCCCAACCTGCGCGTCAAGCCCCGCCCGGACACCGGGTCGCACGGCTGGCGGCAGGTCGCCGTGGAGATCTACGGCGGCCCGCTGATGAACTCCTGGCTCGACCGGGACCTGGGCCTGGCCGGCCGCCTCTCGCTGCGCGACGGCTCCACCCGCCTGGTCAACGTCGACCGCCCGCTGCTCCGCGTCCCGCAGCTCGCCATCCACATGGACCGCAACGTCTCCACGGAGGGCCTCAAGCTCGACAAGCAGCGCCACCTCCAGCCCGTGTGGGGCCTCGGCGACGTGCGCGACGGCGACCTCATCGCCTTCCTGGAGGAGGAGGCGGGCCTGGCCCGCGGCGAGGTCACCGGCTGGGACCTGATGACCCACTCCGTGGAACCCCCGGCGTACCTGGGCCGCGACCGGGAGCTGGTGGCCGGGCCGCGCATGGACAACCTCCTGTCCGTGCACGCCGGCACGGCCGCCCTGGCCGCGGTCGCGACGTCCGGCGCCGGCCTGCCGTACATCCCCGTCCTCGCCGCCTTCGACCACGAGGAGACCGGCTCCCAGTCGGACACGGGTGCCGACGGGCCGCTGCTCGGCGGCGTGCTGGAGCGCTCCGTGTTCGCCCGCGGCGGCTCCTACGAGGACCGGGCGCGCGCCTTCGCCGGCACGGTCTGCCTCTCCTCCGACACGGGCCACGCCGTCCACCCCAACTACGCGGAGCGGCACGACCCGACGCACCACCCGCGCGCGGGCGGCGGCCCCATCCTCAAGGTCAACGTCAACAACCGCTACGCCACCGACGGTTCGGGCCGCGCGGTGTTCGCCGCCGCCTGCGAGAAGGCGGACGTCCCCTTCCAGACCTTCGTCTCCAACAACTCCATGCCGTGCGGCACGACCATCGGCCCCATCACCGCCGCCCGGCACGGCATCAGCACCGTCGACATCGGCGTGGCCATCCTGTCGATGCACAGCGCCCGGGAGTTGTGCGGCGCCGACGACCCGCACCTGCTGGCCAACGCGCTGGTGGCGTTCCTGGAGGGCTGA